From Pseudodesulfovibrio sp. S3, a single genomic window includes:
- a CDS encoding phosphatase PAP2 family protein encodes MRSTSLTHWTLFSAPLLLILAAIWLGFTTEADVAVFFHDHRAVHPTLKTVMQLLTDWSNPLFYAGYGLTLLTAYKSNNRERVRFILILLVVQALVAGLAVHFLKTFIGRPRPGQGQWFDPLSSRGTQHSLPSGHTTEITGWALPLTLRLERIWLTGLFGVFVGLVGFSRIYLGWHHPSDVFFGWMLGSVSGFATVIIANSTLFTGRS; translated from the coding sequence ATGCGCAGCACATCCCTGACTCACTGGACGCTCTTTTCAGCGCCCCTCCTGCTCATCCTGGCCGCGATCTGGCTCGGATTCACCACCGAAGCGGACGTGGCCGTCTTCTTTCATGACCACAGGGCCGTGCATCCGACCCTCAAAACCGTCATGCAGCTGCTCACCGACTGGAGCAACCCCCTGTTCTACGCGGGCTACGGCCTGACGCTGTTGACCGCCTACAAATCAAACAACCGGGAACGGGTGCGTTTCATCCTCATCCTGCTCGTGGTCCAGGCCCTGGTGGCCGGACTGGCTGTGCATTTTCTCAAGACCTTCATAGGCCGTCCCCGGCCCGGCCAAGGGCAATGGTTCGATCCCCTGTCCTCCCGCGGCACACAACATTCCCTGCCCTCGGGCCACACCACCGAGATCACGGGGTGGGCTTTACCCTTGACCCTGCGCCTGGAACGAATATGGCTGACAGGCCTGTTCGGCGTGTTCGTCGGCCTGGTGGGTTTTTCCCGCATATATCTCGGCTGGCACCACCCCTCGGACGTTTTTTTCGGCTGGATGCTCGGCAGCGTCAGCGGTTTCGCCACCGTGATCATAGCCAACTCCACGCTCTTCACCGGGAGATCCTGA
- a CDS encoding glycosyltransferase family 39 protein: MSPFIARTWARLENHPWLTMTLAVLAQTWFTMGNRALWFSDEVRYANAYQNLAEGGKWMVLALNGQVYPDKPPVYFWFLWLLDTLTPFDAPEVFFLGAALSGLFFLFSAYVLARTLGFDKTVSLASTLILLSSFLLAALFHYSRMDLMFAALIILSHACLYRAVTDERQGCWPLWGLLLAGVATLVKGPLGFIFPLVNIGLYLTWKSEVKKLFTRQMGLGLLAMFGLLAAWIMGVIWTEGADFLMKTVLGQQIIQRATRTFHHLEPFYWYMIAFPLAWLPWTLALFVTPVHRLFSIGHWGTLWKNRRQAGPSALLWIMFAGTFIFLSSLSGKVLIYILPMFPPLAILTAQALQSMEERRLGRLWTLIAGLWITAGAGLLLAGDLLPVPVPIRGMGISAGLLLLGGAAMSGVRSRDYRTCLLTLSLAMIIWLYPIGLMVAPSLDNAMSTKRQALILRDYIDRGYAPLALKIYSGIFTYYAGHDFTETNHLDQLIATAQGKDKVVLSIRERHWNDWKDQLPEFHIVDRQSIAGMMYLIAVKD, translated from the coding sequence ATGAGCCCATTCATTGCCCGCACCTGGGCACGACTTGAAAACCATCCCTGGTTGACCATGACCCTGGCCGTACTGGCCCAAACATGGTTTACCATGGGCAACCGCGCCCTCTGGTTCTCCGACGAGGTCCGATACGCAAACGCCTACCAGAACCTGGCCGAGGGCGGGAAATGGATGGTCCTGGCCCTGAACGGTCAGGTTTACCCGGACAAGCCCCCGGTCTATTTCTGGTTTCTCTGGCTGCTGGACACCCTGACCCCGTTCGATGCGCCGGAAGTATTCTTCCTTGGCGCGGCCCTTTCCGGCCTGTTTTTCCTGTTCTCGGCCTATGTCCTGGCCCGGACCCTCGGATTCGACAAAACAGTCAGCCTGGCTTCGACCCTGATCCTGCTCTCCTCATTCCTGCTGGCGGCCCTATTCCATTACTCGCGAATGGACCTCATGTTCGCCGCCCTGATCATCCTCAGCCATGCCTGCCTGTACCGGGCCGTCACGGACGAACGGCAGGGTTGCTGGCCGCTCTGGGGTCTGCTGCTGGCCGGAGTTGCAACCCTGGTCAAGGGGCCGCTGGGCTTCATCTTCCCGCTGGTGAACATCGGGCTCTACCTGACCTGGAAAAGTGAGGTAAAAAAGCTCTTCACCCGGCAGATGGGACTGGGTCTGCTCGCCATGTTCGGACTGCTGGCCGCCTGGATCATGGGCGTGATATGGACCGAGGGGGCGGATTTTCTCATGAAGACCGTGCTCGGACAACAGATCATCCAGCGGGCCACCAGGACCTTCCACCACCTGGAACCGTTCTACTGGTACATGATCGCCTTCCCCCTGGCCTGGCTGCCCTGGACCCTGGCCCTGTTCGTCACGCCCGTGCACAGGCTCTTCTCCATCGGCCACTGGGGCACGCTCTGGAAAAACCGCCGTCAGGCCGGACCCTCGGCCCTCCTGTGGATCATGTTCGCAGGCACATTCATTTTCCTGTCCTCGCTCAGCGGCAAGGTGCTCATCTACATCCTGCCCATGTTCCCGCCTCTGGCCATCCTGACCGCCCAGGCCCTGCAATCCATGGAAGAAAGGCGCTTGGGACGTCTCTGGACGCTCATTGCCGGACTCTGGATCACTGCCGGAGCCGGACTGCTCCTGGCCGGCGACCTGCTGCCCGTTCCGGTGCCCATCCGGGGCATGGGCATCAGCGCAGGCCTGCTCCTGCTCGGAGGCGCAGCCATGTCGGGGGTCCGCAGCCGGGACTACCGCACATGCCTGCTCACACTCTCTCTGGCCATGATCATTTGGCTCTATCCCATTGGCCTCATGGTGGCCCCTTCCCTGGACAATGCCATGAGCACCAAGCGCCAGGCCTTGATCCTCAGGGACTACATCGATCGGGGGTACGCACCCCTCGCGCTCAAGATTTATTCGGGGATATTCACGTACTATGCCGGTCACGACTTCACGGAGACCAACCATCTGGACCAACTGATCGCCACGGCCCAAGGCAAGGACAAGGTCGTCCTCTCCATCCGGGAAAGGCACTGGAACGACTGGAAAGACCAGTTGCCCGAATTCCACATCGTCGACCGGCAGTCCATAGCAGGCATGATGTATCTCATTGCCGTCAAGGACTGA
- a CDS encoding BON domain-containing protein, protein MASALMVAAILTGCAVYPVVQVAGGAMTGYDAVMLADDYLPRNSVEGGDLCIVQDRMMERRLRERLQANGLAVAAHVIDGKAYLVGQMKSRKQADHAVQVAATVQGIKSITCKFYPASTVRNAARDAARDELLIKALTERFTETKRLQGADLRVEMVRTHAVLIGRARNFHQKTAALAIASEVGGISEVTDYITVATSPVPPVQSPPGDARVASK, encoded by the coding sequence ATGGCTTCAGCGCTCATGGTCGCCGCAATCCTTACGGGGTGCGCCGTCTATCCTGTTGTCCAGGTGGCGGGCGGTGCCATGACAGGGTATGACGCCGTGATGCTTGCCGACGACTACCTGCCCCGCAACAGTGTGGAAGGCGGGGATCTCTGCATCGTCCAGGACCGGATGATGGAGCGCAGGCTTCGTGAACGGCTTCAGGCAAACGGCCTGGCCGTTGCCGCCCACGTCATCGACGGCAAGGCCTATCTTGTGGGCCAGATGAAGAGCCGCAAGCAGGCGGATCACGCCGTGCAGGTTGCAGCAACGGTACAAGGCATCAAATCCATCACCTGCAAATTCTATCCGGCTTCCACAGTCAGGAATGCAGCCAGGGATGCGGCCAGGGACGAATTGCTCATCAAAGCCCTGACCGAACGATTCACCGAAACAAAACGGCTCCAGGGCGCTGACCTGCGAGTGGAGATGGTGCGAACCCATGCCGTGCTCATCGGAAGAGCCCGAAATTTCCACCAGAAAACCGCCGCCCTGGCCATTGCCTCCGAAGTCGGCGGCATCAGCGAAGTGACGGACTACATCACTGTCGCCACGTCACCCGTGCCTCCTGTCCAATCACCGCCGGGAGACGCCCGGGTCGCCAGCAAATAG